The window ATATCTTCTGGCCTTGCACTGGTAAGAAAGTGGGATGGTAAGAAATTCGTGGATGACAACAACACAACCGCCGACTTTGAAGTAAAAGTCGCATCACTATCAAGAAAGGATGAGAAAGGAAACGCAATAAAGTAACAAATAAGAAACGGCTGTAAGGTATTAGAAGCGACTAAAGGTAAAAAGATGAAAAGGATAATAAGGCTGTGTCAAAGTAGGAGTAATCTATTTTGATGCAGCCTTTTGCATTGTGTATAAGAAGCAAGTTCTATATTCAAAGGTCAAACATCAAGTTCAAGGTTAATTCTTCAAACCTCAAAGGTCAAAGTTAACAGATCAAACCTCAAAGGTCAAAGTTCAAACATCAAAAGTCAAAGTTAACAGATCAAACCTCAAAGGTCAAAATTCAAACATCAAAAGTCAAAGTTCAAAGTTAAAGGCTTTCCTTTTTGTAAATAAAATTCAAAGACTGAAAATTAAAAGGGCGTTAATTGGCTTTCAGTTAACGCCCTTTTGGCTTGCAAAAGATGCCCTTTAAGACCCTTACTAACGCCCTTTTGAAGTCTAAGTAAGCACCTTTTCGAAGACAAGGCTGCAAGTGTTTGATAACATGTTAGTTACAAATGCGAGTGAAAAGGCGTTTTTTCGCTCTTTTAAGGCATAAAACACGAAAGGAAATGTAAAGGAATTTCGAAACGAAAGGGCAGCAATAAGCAAGCGAGATGGGGAGAGAGGGAACAGATAATTATCTGATGATTGGTCGATATTTTATGTTATCTTAAATAAATTATAGTCCAAATTACACGGATATCCAAATTAATTCGTATATTTGCGACCATCTTTTGAGTGACTTGCTGCCTTGATATAGCAGCACAGAGGTAAACAAGTTGCTCGCAATGACAAAAAACCTAAACTAAACATTGTCAATCAAATATTTATAAAATGTTACGTCTAAAAGTGCTGCTGAACTAAAAAACCTAATATGAACAACCGATTTCTACACGGTGTGCTTACTGCACTTGCCTTAACGGCATCGGCTACGAGCTTTGCTCAGACCAATACCGTTATGACCCTTAAGACGCAAATCGCTCCCAATGCGGAGAACGAACCACGTCCAGTGTTCCCTGTACCCACTGACCGTCAGTGGAAATGGCAGCAGACAGAGTTCTATGCCTTCTTCCATTATGGTATGAATACCTATACAGGTAAGGAATGGGGTAATGGTGATGAAGATGTAAACCGCTTCGCTCCAACCGCAAAGCCAGACCCACGACAGTGGTTAGAGGCTGTGAAAGAGGCTGGTATGACGGGCGGTATTGCTGTTGTGAAGCATCACGATGGTTTCTGCTTGTGGCCTACGGAGACTACGGATCATAAAAGTTCGAACTCATCAAGCCCTAATGCACAGGTGAACATCGCTGAGCTCTTTGCTAAGGCAGCACAGGATTTGAAGATGAAATATGGCTTCTACGTGTCTCCTTGGGACCGAAATAGTGGTCTTTACGGTACGGACAGCTATGTGAAGGACGTCTTCTTGAAGCAGTGTGCGGAGCTTGCAAAGTATGGCTCTGACCAGTTTGAGATGTGGTTTGACGGTGCAAATGGTGGCGATGGCTACTATGGTGGTAAGTACACAAAAATCAATATTGACCGTGCAACCTACTACGACGTACCTAACCTCCGCGATTCTATCCATAAGCTCAGCCCAAATATCATCCTTTGGGGTGTCGGTGGTGAGGCACGTTGGATTGGTAACGAGGACGGTTGGGCAGGCGAAACCAACTGGTGTAATGAGAATCGTGGTACTGCTCCAGAGCGCAATGGTATGTATGGCACAGAGAATGGTTGGTTCTGGCTCCCTGGAGAGAGCGATGCTAAGTTTACAGACAAAGGTTGGTTCTGGCATCCCGGTTGTCAACCAATGTCGGCAGAACGTACCTTCCAGATGTACTTAGAGACCGTTGGTCGCAATGCAACACTCATCCTTAACTGCCCTCCAGACCAAAGTGGTAAGATTCCAGAGAACCAAGTAAAACGTTTGAAGGAGTTTGGTACTATGTTGAAAGAGCGTTTCAAGACCAATCTTGCCAAGACTGCTACTGTTGAAGCTACCAGCACACGCAGCAACGGAGCGACACGTACTTACGTTGTTAACAACCTCATTGATGAGAATCCAGATACTTATTGGGCAGCAGAGGACGACGTAAAGGATGTTACCCTTACTTTCAAATGGAACAGCCCACAGACTGTTCGCTACGTAACCTTGCAGGAGTATGTAAGACTTGGACAGCGTGTAAAGGGTTTCTCAATCGAATATACCACTGATGGCAGCACATGGAAGCCACTGGCTAACAAAGTAAAGCAAACCACTATTGGCTATAAGCGTATCATTCCGCTCAACGGAAGTACCGCTAACAGCTATGGTTCAGGCTTTGATGCT of the Prevotella melaninogenica genome contains:
- a CDS encoding alpha-L-fucosidase: MNNRFLHGVLTALALTASATSFAQTNTVMTLKTQIAPNAENEPRPVFPVPTDRQWKWQQTEFYAFFHYGMNTYTGKEWGNGDEDVNRFAPTAKPDPRQWLEAVKEAGMTGGIAVVKHHDGFCLWPTETTDHKSSNSSSPNAQVNIAELFAKAAQDLKMKYGFYVSPWDRNSGLYGTDSYVKDVFLKQCAELAKYGSDQFEMWFDGANGGDGYYGGKYTKINIDRATYYDVPNLRDSIHKLSPNIILWGVGGEARWIGNEDGWAGETNWCNENRGTAPERNGMYGTENGWFWLPGESDAKFTDKGWFWHPGCQPMSAERTFQMYLETVGRNATLILNCPPDQSGKIPENQVKRLKEFGTMLKERFKTNLAKTATVEATSTRSNGATRTYVVNNLIDENPDTYWAAEDDVKDVTLTFKWNSPQTVRYVTLQEYVRLGQRVKGFSIEYTTDGSTWKPLANKVKQTTIGYKRIIPLNGSTANSYGSGFDAKAIRVHIKDAKACPVMSEIAIY